The genomic window CTTCAAGGAAAAGAAGCAAGTCGCGTAAAAACAAAAATTGTTCATCTATCAGCAAAAATTAATAAACCAACATGGCTCGTATATGAAAAATAAAGTAAAGTATAATGGAAAGAAAAGGAGTTGATTTTATGTACATTGGGGACATTGTATTTCAACTCGTGATGCTCGGCACGTTGCTTGGGGTTTTTGTTGTGTTTGTTTTTGGTTCTGTACGGTTGATGCGATCTATAAAGGGAAAAAGAGGGTAAAAAGTTCGGCAGGCGCCGAACTTTTTTTACTTTACAATTAATACGGGTGCTTCTACTCGCTTAGCGACTTTATGGCTCACGCTTCCTAACACCATTTCTTGTAACGTATTTAATCCGCGACTACCGACAATCACAAGATCAAAGGGATGCGCGTTTGCAAATTCAACAATTGCAGGTCCTGGTTCTCCTCTTAACAGACGAATTTCGTACGGAATGTTAGCTTCTTTCAGCAATGCCTCAGTTGAAGATAAACGTTTTTTACGCATCGCTTCGCGTTCTTCTACGTTTCCTTCTAGCAATACGTCTGTTTTCGCTGTCGTTGTGTTAATGACATACACAACAGTGACCGTTGCTTTTTGAATGTATGAACAAAGTTCAATTGCTTTTTTTGTTGCGCGTAAAGCATGTTCAGAGCCATCTGACGCAAGTAAAATGTTTTTCATTGTTTCAACCTCGCACCTATTTTTGTTTATTATATCGTCTAATGAAAGCTTTTTCAAAAAAATTTTTTGGTATCGCTTTCTTTATTGATATGTATGCGTGTATAGCCGTTTTTAAGCCGTCATAAAAGGTTGAGCATGTGAACAATGTTATGTATAATCGGCTTTGTTGTGTACGGGACGCTTCTTTACGGAAGAAGCAATATAAAAAGGAAAGAGGGGTTGTATGTTTAAACATTGGAAGGAAGAATGGTTTGGAAATATCAGAGGAGATGTATTAGCTGGACTAGTCGTTGCACTTGCGCTTATTCCAGAAGCGATTGCATTCTCGATTATCGCAGGTGTCGATCCGATGGTTGGTTTATACGCTTCCTTTTGTATGGCGGTCGTCATCTCTTTCGTTGGCGGAAGACCGGGGATGATTTCGGCAGCAACGGGGGCAATGGCGCTTGTTCTTGTTAGTTTAGTCGCAGAGCACGGTTTACAATATATGCTGGCAGCTACAATTTTAACAGGTGTCATTCAAATTGTTTTAGGTTTACTTAAAATCGGGAATATATTGAAATTCATTCCTCGTCCAGTTATGATCGGATTCGTTAACGCGCTTGCTATTTTAATTTTTGCTGCTCAATTGCCACATTTCCAAGGAGAATCTTGGGTGATGTATGCACTTGTTGCGCTCGGTTTGATCATTATTTACGTTTTCCCGCGCATCACAACAGCGATCCCATCTCCGCTTGTTGCGATTATCGTCATTACAACGATCGCTTTCGTAGCTAAATTAGATGTGCGCACCGTTGGAGATATGGGGGCCATTTCTGCAACATTGCCGAGCTTTTTGATTCCGAATGTGCCATGGACTTTTGAAACGCTTATGATTATTTTTCCTTATTCATTATCTCTTGCGCTTGTTGGATTAATTGAATCTCTTTTAACGGCACAAATTGTCGACGATTTGACCGATACAGAAAGCGATAAAAATAAAGAGTCGCGCGGACAAGGAATTGCTAATATTGTGGCCGGTTTCTTTGGCGGTATGGCAGGCTGTGCGATGATTGGACAATCGGTTATTAACGTAAAATCAGGTGGGCGCGGTCGCCTTTCTTCCCTCGTGGCGGGTGTGTTTTTAATAGTGCTTATTGTGGTGTTTAACCGTCTTGTTGTTGCGATTCCACTTGCGGCGCTCGTTGCCGTTATGATTATGGTGTCGATCAGTACGTTTGACTGGGGTTCGATACAACGACTCGCTAAAGTGCCAAAGGCAGATGCTTTCGTCATGATTATTACTGTTGCCACAGTGGTAATCACGCATAACTTAGCGATCGGAGTGATTGCTGGAATGATGTTAAGTGCGTTATTTTTTGCAGCCGATATGTCTAAAGTGAAGGTGACGAAAACGATAAAAGGTGACATCGCAACATATGATGTAGAGGGAACGCTCTTTTTCGCCTCCGCGAATGATTTTGTCCGTGCGTTTTGCTACAATGACGATGTGAAAAAAGTAAACATTAACTTGGCGAAGGCGCGTATTAAAGATGAAACAGGTGTGCATGCCATCGACCGCGTCGTCATAAAAATGCACCAAAACGGCATAGAAGCGAATGTCATCGGCTTAAGTGAAGCGTGCGAAACGCTTGTAAATCGCCTTGCGCTCTACAACAAGCCAGGAGGTCTTGAACAAACGATTGGACATTAAAACCGAGCGATATGCTCGGTTTTATAATGCCTTTCCGCAAGATGGACAAAAGCGAAAATCTGTTTGTACGTTTGTTCCGCAGTAAGGGCAAAACTTCTCCTCTTCATGATGGGCGAAGCGAGCATTTAGCGGATCTTTTTCTTCATTTTCGTCAACAATATCGACGATGGACATCCGTTCTTTCCCTGTAGCGTTTTTATAATGATATACCGCCTGAAAAATACCGATACCAATAACGATCAATCCGAAAAAAGGAAAGATTTGTGTTCCTGCAATTGGAGATTCTTTTGTAATGGAAAAAGTCATAAACGTCCAAAATATGCCGAATAAAATGGTGGCGATACTGCCAATAAATCCTTGCATGGACGGTCCACGGCCAGGCTTTATACTTTTCATTTGTGTTCCCTCCAATTTGTTTGATACATCCATTATATACAAGAAATAGATAAAGTTCATGTTGTTTTTAAATAAAAGGAGTAGAATGTATGCTAGAATGAGTATTGATACCATAAAATATATGGTAAGCATCATGACACAGAAGGAGGGGTTTATGATATGCCATTATCATCATTAAGGCGTGAGGCAAGGAAAGCATTGAAAGGAAAATGGGGAAGCGCGGTGCTTCTCATACTTGTTTATGCCCTTGTAACGATGGTTGTTCCTTTCGGTGTTGAGGTTGTGTTCAGTGGAGGATGGGAAGCGTGGCTTTATCAAGAAACTGTACCGGTATCTGCCTCGATTGTAAGCATGTTTGTTTCGTTTGCACTCATCCCGCTTAGTGTCGTCTTGTATTGGGTGTTTTTAGATGCGTATCGCAATGAGCCTATTCGTATCGCTCCGCTATTTACTGTTTATCAAAACGGAAAATTAGCTTTAAAGCTGATTGGTACTTCGCTTTTATTCGGGCTTTTCGTCTTTTTATGGAGTTTATTGTTCATCATCCCGGGAATTATTAAATCGTTATCTTACTCACAAACGTTCTTTTTATTAAAAGATCATCCAGAGTACAGTGCACTTCAAGCGATTAGCGAAAGCAAAAAACGAATGAAAGGGTATAAAGGAAAGCTATTTTTACTATATTTGAGCTTTATCGGTTGGGGACTTCTCTCAATGCTCACGTTTGGTATCGGATTTTTATGGCTCGTCCCATACATCTACACATCGCTTGCTGCGTTTTATGATCAATTTATTCGTACGCAAGAAGCACCGGCTGAATAAAACGAACAAGGGCGCCCTTGTTCGTTTTATTTTTTTGAAATAAAGCTAGTAAAATATCGAATTGTTTTGTAAAATCATTAAAAAAAGAATATTGTTTCTTTTTGTCGAACATATGCAAGGGTAGAGGTGTTTTGATTTAACGATATAACCACGTTTGTAAAATAAACAATAATAGTGACATACTATAATTGAAATGTGTTATAATAAATACGGAGAAGTTTTTGATCGAATCGATGGGATTTAGGGGGTCCAATGATGAAAACAGATGTCATTTTAATCGGTGCGGGGATTATGAGTGCGACTTTAGGGACGTTGTTAAAAGAATTGGCACCAGAGTGGGATATTGTGGTATTTGAAAGATTAGATCAACCAGCAGATGAAAGTTCGAACGAATGGAACAATGCCGGAACCGGTCATGCCGCACTTTGTGAACTAAACTACACAGTGGAAAAAGCGGACGGATCAGTTGATATAAGCAAAGCGATTAAAATTAACGAACAATTTCAAGAGTCGCTACAATTTTGGTCTTATCTCGTTCAAAATAAGCACATTCGCAACCCGAAGGACTTTGTTATGCCAATCCCGCATATGAGTTTCGTGCAGGGAGAAGAAAATGTCGCATTTTTAAGAAAGCGCTTTGAACAGATGGCTAATCATCCGTTATTTAAGGGGATGGAGTTTTCTGACGATCCGCAAAAATTGAAAGAGTGGATTCCGCTGATGATGGAAGACCGCATGGTCACAGAACCGATTGCTGCCACGCGCATGGAGTCAGGGACAGATGTGAACTTTGGGGCTTTAACGCGCATGTTATTTGAACATTTAGAACATAAGCATGTCAATTTATATTATAAACATCATGTTGAAGATATGAAACGGACAAGCGACAATTTATGGGAAGTAAAGGTGCGCAACCTCACAACCGGCGAGGTCGAAGTCCATACAGCGAAGTTCGTCTTTATCGGTGCAGGCGGCGGAAGCTTACATTTACTACAAAAATCCGGCATCCCTGAAGGAAAAGGAATCGGTGGATTCCCGGTAAGCGGACTATTTATGGTGTGCAACAATCCGGATATCATTGCTCAACATCATGCGAAAGTGTACGGAAAAGCGAAAGTTGGTGCACCGCCGATGTCTGTCCCACATTTAGATACGAGATTCATAGGCAATGAGAAAATGTTATTATTTGGACCGTTCGCTGGGTTTTCACCAAAGTTTTTAAAGAACGGTTCGATATTCGACTTAATTACGTCTGTCAAACCGCACAACGTGTTGACGATGCTTGCAGCAGGGGCGAAAAACATGGCGCTTACAAAATATTTAATTGAACAAGTCATGTTATCAAAAGAACAACGCATGGAAGAATTGCGCGAATTTATCCCGAATGCGAAAAGCGAAGATTGGGATGTTATTATCGCTGGTCAGCGCGTGCAAGTCATTAAAGATACAGAAGCAGGTGGCAAAGGAACGCTTCAATTCGGTACGGAAGTTGTTGCCGCCCATGACGGCTCCGTTGCTGCTTTACTCGGTGCATCACCAGGCGCTTCAACGGCTGTTCATGTTATGCTTGAAGTCATTGAAAAATGCTTCCCAAATGAAATGAAACAATGGGAACCAAAAATTAAAGAAATGATTCCATCATACGGTGTATCACTGATGAAAAACGAAACACTTTTACGCGACGTACAAATGCTCGCTGCTGAAACGCTTGGCCTAAAAGAAAATATGCCTCTCCAAATTGCATAAATGCGAAAGGCAGAAGTCGGTGGACTTCTGTCTTTTTTGTAGCGTTCATGCACACATTTGTTATAATGAGGAAATAATTTACCTTTGTTTCGTCTTAGGTTGGACTAGGATGTTATAAACGAGGAGAAAAATATTTTTTGTTTTTTAGTTGCAAAATGCAAATAATGACGTATAATAAAATCAAGAGGTGAGGAAATGGAAAATGTTCGCGAACTATTCCACACGATGACAAAACGTCTCGAGCTGTTAGACCGAAATTGCTGTACGGTTGGTGGGGTTGAATTATCGCTTGTGCAAAGCCATATTTTATACGAAATTGACCGGATGAACGAACCATCGATGCAACAAGTGGCTGATGCGTTAGCCATCGATATTACGACGTTCAGCCGGCAAATTCAAACGCTTGTCAAAATGAACTTAGTGAAAAAAACACCTTATTCCCAAGACCGCCGCGTCTATATTTTATCGTTAACGCCGGAAGGAAAATACGTCACAGCAAAAATTGACGCGGAAGTGAACGAATATTTAGGTGAAGTATTTTCACATATGAGCGAGTTTGAACGCGAAACGGTTCTTCGCTCCATTCAGTTGTTGAATGAATGCATGGGCAAATCAACAGTCTGTTGCAAACCGTTATTTTAAGGCAAGAGAAATCTTGCCTATTGTTTGAACAAATACTTGCATTTTGCAAATAAAGAGGAGAATTCATTTGGAAACGATACAATCGTTTTTCTTTTTAGCGTTAGAGCTTACGTTCCTTTTTCTTGTTATTTCGTTTTTTATTCAATTCATTGAGGGATACATCCCGTATGATCGCATGCAACAGCTGTTGGCAGAGCGCCATCCGCTCATTGGAGCAATCATTGCTGTCATGTTTGCCTTTGTGACTCCATTTTGTTCATGTTCGACCATCCCGGTCGTCGTGTCGCTCTTAAACAAAAACGTTCGGTTCGGGCTTGTCATGATTTTTTTATTCGCTTCCCCTGTACTTGACCCGACGATTTTAACGTTAATGACCGCATTGCTTGGCATCAAAGTAGCCGTCGTATATACGTTATTGACGGCGATGCTTTCGATTCTCATCGGTTTTATGCTAGAGGCTTTTGGATTTGAACGCGCAGTCAAACGCGTGATTGTGAAAGGAAACGTGGATATCGGGAAAAAACGGACGTTGAAAGAAGCGTGGCATGAGACGCTTCATCTCATGAAAACCGTATATCCGTATTTATTGTTAGGTGCTGGCATTGGCGCATTCATCCATGGCGTTGTGCCAACGGACTGGATTTCAACCTACATGGGAGGTGATACATGGTGGCTTGTTCCGCTTGCCGCAATCATCGGCATTCCTTTTTACATCCGTCTCTCTACGATGATACCGATTTCGCAAATGCTCCTTGCAAAAGGGATGGCGCTCGGTCCGATGATAGCGCTTATGATTAGCTCCGCAGGCGCAAGTTTACCAGAGATTACACTACTGCATAGCATTTTTCATAAGAAACTCGTTTGGGCGTTCATCGCCTCGGTCATCTCGATGGCGACTTTGTCAGGATTTTTGTTTTACATCATATAAAACATGGAGGAGATTCGTATGTTTAAAAAATTGTTTGAGAAAAAAGAAAAAGGTTGTTGCGATGTGCAAATTATTGAGGTCAAAGACGACGCATGCTGCGAGGAGAAAGAGGATTGTTGTGAAGAAAAGGAAGATTGCTGCGAAGGGAAAGAGAACCAACAAACATGTTGCTAGCACCAGAGCACCAGGGGAGCCTGGTGCTTTTTGCATGTTATACATATAGCAGGATTTTTAGTGAGGATGACGAAGTAAGAGGGGGTTGTTTTTTTTATTTGGGAGATAAGTGGTGAAGAAAATGGGTGGAAAAGAAGATGAACAAGTGATGGAATCAATCATCGTGTATGAACAAAAAGAAAAAATAGAAGGAATGGGTATCATGCAAATCGCTCATCTCCTCGAACGAAGCGAAGAAGAGATGCGTAAGGTGGTGGAAATGAAGTCATAGCGCATTTGGCTATGGCTTTTTTTGTATATATGATGAAAATGAATGATGGATGTATATTGTATTATGGAAAAAGGTGTAATCATTCCGCGACGGTTTGATCATTTATTTGTAAACGAAAATCTTGCAAGACGCATAAAAGAAGTATTTACGTACTTAAGAGAATGTAATGCTCCTTTTTTGGTGATGAGGGAGGGGGACTTGTGGAATTTTTAAAAATGATAAATATAGAAATGTCATGTTTTGTCGAGTGTCTGTTCTTGTAAAATAACGTCGAGTATAATAAGACATAGATAGGTTGTTCGGATATATTATAGGGGGTTTTTATAGTGACAACGCCATACCAAAGCCAATATTTTGCCTATGAACTAACTCGACAACACTCTTCACGTTCAATCGGCCGGTTAAGTCAGTCATTAATTAATGCAACCGTTGATTTAAATCCACACCAAGTCGAAGCGGCGTTATTTGCGTTTCGTGCTCCCCTTGAGCGAGGCGCCATTTTAGCCGATGAAGTCGGGCTCGGAAAAACGATTGAAGCAGGACTCATTATTAGCCAATTGTGGGCAGAACGAAAGCGCAATATCCTTATTATTGTACCGCCACCACTAAGGAAGCAGTGGAATCAAGAACTTTGGGAGAAATTTTATATCTCGTCTATCATTTTGGAAAGCAAAAACTTTAATGAAATGGTGCAATCAGGACAACGCAATCCTTTTTTGCAACAAGATCAGATTGTCATTACTTCTTACCAATATGCACGAAATAAAGCAGACATGTTACGAAAAGTGGCTTGGGATCTAATTGTTTTCGATGAAGCCCATCGAATGAGAAATGTATATAAAAAATCGAACAAAATTGGCAGAGCTTTGCGTACGGCGACAGCTGGATGTCCGAAAGTTTTACTTACCGCTACACTATTGCAAAATTCATTGATGGAATTATATGGATTAATCAGCTTTATTGATCCGCATATTTTTGGAGATGAAACAACTTTTCGGCGCCAGTTTGCGCGCGGGGCAAAAGAAATGTCGGATGCTGATTTTCTTGATTTGAAACGGCGCATTAAACCTGTTTGCCACCGGACGTTGCGGCGGCAAGTGACGGAGTATGTCAACTATACGCAACGTATCCCGATTACGCAAGAGTTTATGCCGACGAACAATGAATGGGAATTGTACGAAAAAGTGTCCACATATTTGCAGCGGGAACAGCTTTTTGCGTTGCCAACAAGTCAACGGGCATTAATGACATTAGTTGTCCGTAAATTGCTTGCTTCTTCTTCGTTTGCGATTTCTGATACGCTATATTCCCTCATTCAACGACTTGAACAATTATTAAAGGATTTAGAACGAGGAAAACTTGAGACAGCAGCAGAATGCTCTGACGTTTACGAAGATGTAGATGAATTTAGTGAAACAGTAGAAGAATGGGAAGAAGAGGAACAGCCAATACATAACGGGTTGTCATTTTCTGAAATGAAGCAGCTGGTGTTACAGGAAAAACAAGAACTAGAACAATATTATGAGCTCGCGAAATCGATTCGTGAAAACTCAAAAGCGGAAGCGCTATTAATTGCTCTTGAAAAAGGATTTGAGAAATTAAAAATGATAGGCGCGAATGAAAAAGCCGTTATCTTCACCGAATCGCGTCGAACGCAAGCGTATTTGTGCGAGTTTCTTGAACGCAATGGATATGCAGGGAAAATCGTATTATTTAATGGGAAAAATGGAGATGAACAGTCAAAACAAATTTATGCACAGTGGCTAGAAAAACATCAGCACAGCGACAAAATAACTGGCTCAAAAACAGCCGATATGCGCGCGGCTCTTGTGGAATATTTTAAAGAGCAGGCATCGATTATGATTGCAACAGAATCAGCATCAGAAGGAATTAACCTGCAATTTTGCAGCTTAGTTGTCAACTATGATTTGCCATGGAATCCGCAGCGGATTGAGCAGCGGATTGGTCGCTGCCATCGATATGGACAAACCCATGATGTCGTTGTCATTAACTTTTTGAACCATAAAAACGAAGCGGATAAAAAAGTGTATGAAATTCTTTCTGAAAAGTTCCGATTGTTTGAAGGAGTTTTTGGCTCTTCAGGTGAAGTATTAGGCGCGCTTGAATCCGGTGTCGATTTTGAAAAACGAATCCAGCAAATTTATCAAACATGCCGCACAGCAGAGGAAATTGAGCAAGCGTTTAAGCAATTGCAAGCAGAGCTAGATGAGCAAATTCAACTAAAAATGAAAGAAACGCGCATGCATTTGCTAGAGAACTTTGATGATGAAGTGCGAGAAAAGTTACGCGATCATTACCATCAAACAAATTTGCATCTCAATCGGATGGAGCGCTATCTCTGGGGTTTGTCTAAGTATGAAGGTGCAAAAGAAGCGATATTTGATGATGAAACGTTAAGCTTTACGAAAGATGATGAAACGTACCAAATGATATCGCAAGCGAAAAAACAAGACCGTTCAAACGTCCATCATTATCGTTTTTCTCATCCATTGGCGCAAAAATGGATCGAACAGGCAAAAAGCCGCCAGCTTATCCCAAAAGAAATTACTTTCCGCTATTCAGATTATGAGGGAAAAGTGACGATTTTGGAACAATTGATTGGGAAAGAAGGATGGTTGTCGTTAGATTTGCTTCACGTTCAATCGTTGGAAAACGAGCAGCATTTTATTTTTTCAGCAATTGATTTAGAAGGGGAGCAACTCGATCAAGAAATTTGTGAAAAAATGTTTGAGTTGCCTGCTGTGGAAGGAGAAGAAATCGAACTTTCCGAATCGATCGGCAATACGCTTCGCCGTATTAGCAAAGCACAGCAACAATCGATTTTAAATGACATCATGGAACGGACATCCACTTATCTCGACGCAGAATTAGAAAAATTAGAAAAATGGTCACAAGACTTGAAAAATAAGCTTGAAAAAGATATAGATGAAATGACGGTGGAAATTGAGCATTTGAAGCGGGAGGCGAAATTAATCCGCAATCTTGCTGAAAAGCTAGAAATGAACAAACAAATTAAAGAGTTGGAAAAGAAACGAAACGACATGCGCCGAAGCCTTTACGACCAGCAAGATGAAATTGATGAACAAAAAGATCGTCTATTTGAAGAAATCGAGAAAAAGCTTGAACAACGCACCGCAACCGAACATCTTTTTACCATCAAGTGGAGAAT from Anoxybacillus gonensis includes these protein-coding regions:
- a CDS encoding SulP family inorganic anion transporter gives rise to the protein MFKHWKEEWFGNIRGDVLAGLVVALALIPEAIAFSIIAGVDPMVGLYASFCMAVVISFVGGRPGMISAATGAMALVLVSLVAEHGLQYMLAATILTGVIQIVLGLLKIGNILKFIPRPVMIGFVNALAILIFAAQLPHFQGESWVMYALVALGLIIIYVFPRITTAIPSPLVAIIVITTIAFVAKLDVRTVGDMGAISATLPSFLIPNVPWTFETLMIIFPYSLSLALVGLIESLLTAQIVDDLTDTESDKNKESRGQGIANIVAGFFGGMAGCAMIGQSVINVKSGGRGRLSSLVAGVFLIVLIVVFNRLVVAIPLAALVAVMIMVSISTFDWGSIQRLAKVPKADAFVMIITVATVVITHNLAIGVIAGMMLSALFFAADMSKVKVTKTIKGDIATYDVEGTLFFASANDFVRAFCYNDDVKKVNINLAKARIKDETGVHAIDRVVIKMHQNGIEANVIGLSEACETLVNRLALYNKPGGLEQTIGH
- a CDS encoding universal stress protein produces the protein MKNILLASDGSEHALRATKKAIELCSYIQKATVTVVYVINTTTAKTDVLLEGNVEEREAMRKKRLSSTEALLKEANIPYEIRLLRGEPGPAIVEFANAHPFDLVIVGSRGLNTLQEMVLGSVSHKVAKRVEAPVLIVK
- a CDS encoding permease, which gives rise to METIQSFFFLALELTFLFLVISFFIQFIEGYIPYDRMQQLLAERHPLIGAIIAVMFAFVTPFCSCSTIPVVVSLLNKNVRFGLVMIFLFASPVLDPTILTLMTALLGIKVAVVYTLLTAMLSILIGFMLEAFGFERAVKRVIVKGNVDIGKKRTLKEAWHETLHLMKTVYPYLLLGAGIGAFIHGVVPTDWISTYMGGDTWWLVPLAAIIGIPFYIRLSTMIPISQMLLAKGMALGPMIALMISSAGASLPEITLLHSIFHKKLVWAFIASVISMATLSGFLFYII
- a CDS encoding malate:quinone oxidoreductase, encoding MKTDVILIGAGIMSATLGTLLKELAPEWDIVVFERLDQPADESSNEWNNAGTGHAALCELNYTVEKADGSVDISKAIKINEQFQESLQFWSYLVQNKHIRNPKDFVMPIPHMSFVQGEENVAFLRKRFEQMANHPLFKGMEFSDDPQKLKEWIPLMMEDRMVTEPIAATRMESGTDVNFGALTRMLFEHLEHKHVNLYYKHHVEDMKRTSDNLWEVKVRNLTTGEVEVHTAKFVFIGAGGGSLHLLQKSGIPEGKGIGGFPVSGLFMVCNNPDIIAQHHAKVYGKAKVGAPPMSVPHLDTRFIGNEKMLLFGPFAGFSPKFLKNGSIFDLITSVKPHNVLTMLAAGAKNMALTKYLIEQVMLSKEQRMEELREFIPNAKSEDWDVIIAGQRVQVIKDTEAGGKGTLQFGTEVVAAHDGSVAALLGASPGASTAVHVMLEVIEKCFPNEMKQWEPKIKEMIPSYGVSLMKNETLLRDVQMLAAETLGLKENMPLQIA
- a CDS encoding MarR family winged helix-turn-helix transcriptional regulator translates to MENVRELFHTMTKRLELLDRNCCTVGGVELSLVQSHILYEIDRMNEPSMQQVADALAIDITTFSRQIQTLVKMNLVKKTPYSQDRRVYILSLTPEGKYVTAKIDAEVNEYLGEVFSHMSEFERETVLRSIQLLNECMGKSTVCCKPLF
- a CDS encoding zinc ribbon domain-containing protein; this translates as MKSIKPGRGPSMQGFIGSIATILFGIFWTFMTFSITKESPIAGTQIFPFFGLIVIGIGIFQAVYHYKNATGKERMSIVDIVDENEEKDPLNARFAHHEEEKFCPYCGTNVQTDFRFCPSCGKAL
- a CDS encoding SNF2-related protein, with product MTTPYQSQYFAYELTRQHSSRSIGRLSQSLINATVDLNPHQVEAALFAFRAPLERGAILADEVGLGKTIEAGLIISQLWAERKRNILIIVPPPLRKQWNQELWEKFYISSIILESKNFNEMVQSGQRNPFLQQDQIVITSYQYARNKADMLRKVAWDLIVFDEAHRMRNVYKKSNKIGRALRTATAGCPKVLLTATLLQNSLMELYGLISFIDPHIFGDETTFRRQFARGAKEMSDADFLDLKRRIKPVCHRTLRRQVTEYVNYTQRIPITQEFMPTNNEWELYEKVSTYLQREQLFALPTSQRALMTLVVRKLLASSSFAISDTLYSLIQRLEQLLKDLERGKLETAAECSDVYEDVDEFSETVEEWEEEEQPIHNGLSFSEMKQLVLQEKQELEQYYELAKSIRENSKAEALLIALEKGFEKLKMIGANEKAVIFTESRRTQAYLCEFLERNGYAGKIVLFNGKNGDEQSKQIYAQWLEKHQHSDKITGSKTADMRAALVEYFKEQASIMIATESASEGINLQFCSLVVNYDLPWNPQRIEQRIGRCHRYGQTHDVVVINFLNHKNEADKKVYEILSEKFRLFEGVFGSSGEVLGALESGVDFEKRIQQIYQTCRTAEEIEQAFKQLQAELDEQIQLKMKETRMHLLENFDDEVREKLRDHYHQTNLHLNRMERYLWGLSKYEGAKEAIFDDETLSFTKDDETYQMISQAKKQDRSNVHHYRFSHPLAQKWIEQAKSRQLIPKEITFRYSDYEGKVTILEQLIGKEGWLSLDLLHVQSLENEQHFIFSAIDLEGEQLDQEICEKMFELPAVEGEEIELSESIGNTLRRISKAQQQSILNDIMERTSTYLDAELEKLEKWSQDLKNKLEKDIDEMTVEIEHLKREAKLIRNLAEKLEMNKQIKELEKKRNDMRRSLYDQQDEIDEQKDRLFEEIEKKLEQRTATEHLFTIKWRIV
- a CDS encoding DUF975 family protein; the encoded protein is MPLSSLRREARKALKGKWGSAVLLILVYALVTMVVPFGVEVVFSGGWEAWLYQETVPVSASIVSMFVSFALIPLSVVLYWVFLDAYRNEPIRIAPLFTVYQNGKLALKLIGTSLLFGLFVFLWSLLFIIPGIIKSLSYSQTFFLLKDHPEYSALQAISESKKRMKGYKGKLFLLYLSFIGWGLLSMLTFGIGFLWLVPYIYTSLAAFYDQFIRTQEAPAE